The following are from one region of the Capsicum annuum cultivar UCD-10X-F1 chromosome 1, UCD10Xv1.1, whole genome shotgun sequence genome:
- the LOC107844389 gene encoding pentatricopeptide repeat-containing protein At5g16640, mitochondrial, translating to MKGCCISAHILAAGELRLLAQDMLSWIVKRVGKCRSDEVVEFMWREHYKYESDFSVLDSLMRAFLTAEMVSGALEIWSRMRDNGLRPSSSAVAILFKLLLRIGDYGSVWKLLRDMLCKGPRPSSNLFNVMILGYCRKGRLQTGESLFHLMRKFGCEPDVFTYNILINAYCIRGWTSHASNWVHMMAEDGCSPSISTFSTIINALCKEGNVVEARKLFDGMQDVGVFPSTVTYNALMDGYVKARKVFQASMLYEEMKKNGVAPDAITFNILVAGHYKYGREEDGDRLLWDLTVAGLSPDYLFSDASIAGLCWAGRLNEAVVLLDNLLEKGIPVSVIAFNSIIAAYSKEGLEEKAFEVYNIMVQFGQTPSASTCSSLLLGFSMTGRLQEARDLMAKMITMSFPINITACTVLLDGYFKKGDVMGARTLWEEMEKMGIALDAVAFSALIDGLVKACSVGDAYDAFFQMLRKGLVPNNFVYNSLITGLCNSGNMYEAQKLEKDMRERGLLPDVFTINTIINGFCKQGRMKLAVDSFVEMQRSGLQPDIVTYNTLINGFCKAFDVVNADNFMKRMYASGLEPDITTYNIWLHDLCSTRRINRAAMMLDELVSAGVLPNTVTYNTMMNTACNDILDRAMILTAKLLKMAFIPNTVTANLLLSHLWKQGLPQRTLIWGKKLTEIGFEFDEITHKILDKASHCIQEKADYCTETTEKSLFLDFLMYITYDFLRRSRAYTDNNDSSFELVEDGPFGSFKLVNKATV from the coding sequence ATGAAGGGATGTTGTATCAGTGCACATATTTTGGCTGCTGGAGAGTTGAGGTTATTGGCACAGGATATGCTTTCTTGGATTGTTAAGAGGGTTGGAAAGTGTAGGAGTGATGAGGTTGTGGAGTTCATGTGGAGGGAGCATTATAAGTATGAGAGTGATTTTTCTGTTCTTGATTCATTAATGCGGGCTTTTTTAACCGCGGAAATGGTATCAGGTGCATTAGAGATTTGGAGTAGGATGAGGGATAATGGATTGAGGCCGAGCTCATCTGCTGTTGCTATTCTGTTTAAGTTGTTGCTTAGGATTGGTGATTATGGTAGTGTCTGGAAGTTACTTAGGGATATGTTGTGTAAAGGGCCTCGTCCCTCTAGCAATCTCTTTAATGTAATGATTCTTGGATATTGTAGGAAAGGTAGACTTCAGACAGGAGAAAGTTTGTTTCATCTAATGCGGAAGTTTGGATGTGAGCCAGATGTTTTTACATATAATATTTTGATCAATGCATACTGCATTAGGGGATGGACTTCACATGCATCGAATTGGGTGCATATGATGGCTGAAGATGGATGTAGTCCTAGTATCTCTACCTTTAGTACAATTATCAACGCTCTATGCAAGGAAGGCAACGTGGTGGAAGCCAGaaaattgtttgatggaatgcaAGATGTGGGTGTCTTTCCTAGCACTGTCACGTATAACGCTCTGATGGATGGCTACGTTAAAGCACGGAAAGTTTTTCAAGCAAGTATGCTATatgaagaaatgaaaaagaatggTGTAGCTCCAGATGCTATAACTTTTAACATTTTGGTGGCAGGTCACTATAAGTATGGTAGGGAAGAGGACGGCGACCGACTATTATGGGATCTAACAGTGGCAGGACTTTCTCCAGATTATTTATTCTCTGATGCATCTATTGCTGGATTGTGTTGGGCAGGAAGGCTGAACGAGGCTGTGGTGTTGTTGGATAATCTGCTTGAAAAGGGAATTCCTGTTAGTGTAATAGCTTTTAATTCCATCATTGCTGCTTACAGCAAAGAAGGGTTAGAAGAAAAAGCATTTGAAGTCTATAATATTATGGTTCAATTTGGTCAAACTCCTTCAGCTTCAACATGTTCTTCTCTGCTCCTAGGCTTCTCAATGACAGGGAGGCTGCAAGAAGCAAGAGATTTAATGGCTAAGATGATTACAATGTCCTTTCCTATTAACATAACTGCTTGCACTGTGCTTCTGGATGGATATTTTAAGAAAGGGGATGTAATGGGAGCTAGAACACTGTGGGAAGAAATGGAAAAGATGGGAATTGCTCTTGATGCTGTTGCTTTTTCTGCATTGATAGATGGGCTTGTCAAAGCATGCTCTGTTGGAGACGCGTATGATGCCTTTTTTCAGATGTTAAGGAAAGGGCTTGTACCAAATAACTTTGTTTATAATTCGCTAATTACTGGTTTATGTAATAGCGGAAACATGTATGAGGCTCAGAAATTAGAAAAGGACATGAGGGAAAGGGGTCTGCTCCCAGATGTCTTTACAATTAATACCATCATTAATGGCTTCTGCAAACAGGGAAGGATGAAGTTAGCTGTTGACAGTTTTGTGGAAATGCAGCGAAGTGGTTTACAACCTGATATTGTTACATATAATACCTTGATCAATGGATTCTGTAAGGCCTTTGATGTGGTTAATGCAGATAACTTTATGAAAAGAATGTATGCCAGTGGATTGGAACCTGACATCACAACCTACAATATATGGCTTCATGATCTCTGTAGCACTAGGAGGATAAATCGTGCTGCTATGATGCTTGATGAGCTAGTATCTGCTGGTGTGCTGCCAAATACAGTTACATACAACACTATGATGAATACTGCTTGCAATGACATATTGGACCGTGCAATGATTTTGACGGCAAAGTTGCTTAAGATGGCATTCATCCCAAACACTGTTACAGCGAATTTACTACTTTCTCACCTATGGAAGCAGGGACTACCTCAGCGCACGTTGATTTGGGGGAAGAAGTTGACCGAAATTGGTTTTGAGTTTGACgaaataacacataaaatattGGATAAAGCTTCTCATTGTATACAAGAAAAAGCAGATTATTGTACAGAAACAACAGAAAAGAGTCTCTTTCTAGACTTCCTCATGTACATTACCTACGACTTCTTACGTAGAAGTAGGGCTTATACTGATAATAATGATAGCTCTTTTGAACTTGTTGAGGATGGACCTTTTGGGTCCTTCAAGTTAGTCAACAAGGCAACTGTATAG